The Thalassomonas actiniarum genome contains the following window.
GTTTGAATTTTTTTAAGATTTTAGGAGAAATAGCCATTATACAAGCTCCTCTAAGTAGTCATTAGTTAAGATGCTGCGGAATACGATGTGCTCGGCAGGCGTTGGCGGGGTGAAATCAAAGTTGAAGTAGATTTTACCGGCCTGGATGCTTTCTTTACTGTTCAGGTCTTCATCCGCCCAGATTGAACCGCCTAAGATAGCGCCCTGTGCTTTTAAGTTATCCAGGAAGGATTGCACACCGTTAGTGACATCTTCGATATAAGTTTTGGTGATGTTGCGATCCACAGCCCACATGTGAGCACGCAATAATGAGTCATTGATCATATCTGCGGTACGAACCACAGATAAAAACGCCCATTTTTCTTCGCTAGTGGCGGTACGGTTGCCCCATAAACGGAAACCATCCTTGCGGATAATCGTGGCGACGTGGTTTTTGTTTAGCAGATCGGCACGAGAGGCAGGGTCGCCTAACTGGAAATCAATGGAACGGGCCGTACCAACGATACCATTCATAATTTGGTTGCTCGGGCTCCACCAGAAGCCACGTTCGTTATCTGATTTGGCGATCATACCGGCAACACGGGCACTGGCCGGCTCGACTACGCTCTCACCATCTTTAAAGACCTTAACGTGTGGATCAACAATAAAGATACGCTTTGAACCAAGCTCTGTTTTATAAGCCACTGCAGCATCATGTGTGTCATTTGGGCCGTCGGCAATAACCACAGCGCGCAAACGTTGGGCAATACCATTTAAACCATCAACAACAGGGTTTTTGGCATCATTAGGACGCTGATGAGTAAAGCCCGGCGCAACTAAGATACGCGGAGTAACACCTAATACCGCTTCTGCACCTAAAAATGCATGAATGCCTTCATATTCCGCAGACAGGTCTGAACCTAACACGTTAGGCATCGTTGCTATCGCATCAAGTTTCCCTTGACCATCAGGTACTTCTTCCACACGGATAACAACCACAACAGCACCAACCTGATCGAAAATACCATCAAGCGCCGCCGGTAAGGTGCCTTCTTCTTTATCCTTATCTGCAACTAATGCCGCAGCTTCGCTTCTTTTACCGGCAATCAATACCGGTTTATTTAACGGAAACTTTTCAGCATCGGCTCCCGGTGCAGTACCGATAAGACCAATAACCGAACTTGTTACTGTTTTAATTGGACGTGTCCCTTGATCGAGTTCGATCACTTCTACACCGTGTTGTAAACCTGACATATGTTTCTCCTTTGAAAGTTGTCAGTAAAAAAACTATGCCAAATACCCGATAAGCAAACTTATCGGGTTATCAAGCAAAGCAAACGTAAAAAGCCGGGAGAAACCCGGCTTAAATAAATGAATTAACTGATTTCAGTTAATATAAAATGATGATTAAGTATTGAATCTATTGCGATTAATAAAGCTTTAAACCACCAACCCCTCAAGTTTTACCGGCTCACCGTTAAGTAAATAACGGCCGATAATATCAAGGCCAAGCTTGCCGCTTTCCACCTTAGACACTGAGACACTTTCCAGCTCGAATCTCGGCTCCCATAGAGCCAGAGCCTGGGATATATCCATAGTGACATCCCCCACCAAAGAAGAGGAATAGGGACGGTCAACTAAATCAAACAGGCCGCAACCATAATCGCGGCGCATTACCCGACTGCCCTTAGGCGTGGTCAAAATATCAACAATACTTTGTTTTAAATGAGCTAAGCCTGAAAGGCTGCGCCCGGTTTGTGCGTTCATGCCGAGCATAAATTAAACCTCCTGCTGTTTTTCTTTAACATCACCCACCTGCGGTAAAGGTAGCAAATCCCTGGGCCATTTTTGCACCACAGCCACAGGTATCTCCGAGTCGGGCAACGGCTTTACCACCGATACTAAAGCTTCCGGAACCTGCAGCTATGGTGATTTTTTCATGTTTGACCTTAGGATCTGTGCTTAACACATGGGTGCTGATTTCATCACCGAGACGCAATGGCGCAATACCGCCTATGGTAAAGTTACCCACAGTTGCGGTGCCGGCTCCCGGAAGAAATAACGCATGAACATCGGTGATATGACCGTTAAGTGATACCTGTGGCATCTTGCCTCCCCTTTATAAACGCTGCTGTGTCAGGCGACTATTCCTGAGCACTGATATGGCTGGCATTAAGCTTCATATTGCCGCCCGCTTCCAAGGTCATATTGCCGCCCGCTTTAACACTGACGTCTTTACCGGCATCCAGGCTGATATTTTCGCTGGCGCTAACATTGACGGACTTGGCGGTAAGTTCAATATTTTCCGTAGCCGTCACCTTGGCGTTTGCTTCGGTGACTACGGTAATGTCCGCGGCGGTATTGATATTTAAGGTACCGGCAGAAACAATATCTAAGGTGGCATTCTCCCCTTTGATATCGATAAAATATCTATGGGTTTTGCGGTTATATTCCACCACAGTGCCGTCTAGGTATTGCATCCGCTCTATGTCCTGGCGCTCCTCGGCCGGGATATCGGAAACCAGCTCTTGCTGCTGTTGCTGATAAACAGCCCCGAGCACCACAGCCTGGGCAATATCGCCGCAAGGGGCCAGCACTAATACCTGTTCATCAATTTCCGGTGCCTGCCAATTAAGGTTGTTGCTGGCCCTGGCGGTTAACCAGGGCAGCCAGCTTGTCAGCCAGTCTCCAATTGTTACCTTAACCCGGGCGGTTTGGTAGTCCACCTCGGCTATGGTGCCGACACTGATCAGCTTGGCTAACCTGTGAGGTACATCGGCATTGCCGATCTCGGCAAAGACCTGGTTTAAGTTCATAAAACTCTCCCTGATTTCAACATCCGGCATTGGCGTTTATGGGTTAATACCATTACTCCACCACCTCGGGAATCGAGGCAACAAGCTGATAGTTTTCTCCCTGCACACCAAGATAAACCTCATGAATGTCATGCCCCGGAATTTCCGCATCCGGCTCAGTGTAATAATAAAGGTTCGCTTTTTGCCTGATAGTCGCCACGACACTGCTGTCGA
Protein-coding sequences here:
- a CDS encoding phage baseplate assembly protein V — protein: MNLNQVFAEIGNADVPHRLAKLISVGTIAEVDYQTARVKVTIGDWLTSWLPWLTARASNNLNWQAPEIDEQVLVLAPCGDIAQAVVLGAVYQQQQQELVSDIPAEERQDIERMQYLDGTVVEYNRKTHRYFIDIKGENATLDIVSAGTLNINTAADITVVTEANAKVTATENIELTAKSVNVSASENISLDAGKDVSVKAGGNMTLEAGGNMKLNASHISAQE
- a CDS encoding GPW/gp25 family protein, with translation MLGMNAQTGRSLSGLAHLKQSIVDILTTPKGSRVMRRDYGCGLFDLVDRPYSSSLVGDVTMDISQALALWEPRFELESVSVSKVESGKLGLDIIGRYLLNGEPVKLEGLVV
- a CDS encoding phage tail sheath subtilisin-like domain-containing protein is translated as MSGLQHGVEVIELDQGTRPIKTVTSSVIGLIGTAPGADAEKFPLNKPVLIAGKRSEAAALVADKDKEEGTLPAALDGIFDQVGAVVVVIRVEEVPDGQGKLDAIATMPNVLGSDLSAEYEGIHAFLGAEAVLGVTPRILVAPGFTHQRPNDAKNPVVDGLNGIAQRLRAVVIADGPNDTHDAAVAYKTELGSKRIFIVDPHVKVFKDGESVVEPASARVAGMIAKSDNERGFWWSPSNQIMNGIVGTARSIDFQLGDPASRADLLNKNHVATIIRKDGFRLWGNRTATSEEKWAFLSVVRTADMINDSLLRAHMWAVDRNITKTYIEDVTNGVQSFLDNLKAQGAILGGSIWADEDLNSKESIQAGKIYFNFDFTPPTPAEHIVFRSILTNDYLEELV
- a CDS encoding PAAR domain-containing protein, which produces MPQVSLNGHITDVHALFLPGAGTATVGNFTIGGIAPLRLGDEISTHVLSTDPKVKHEKITIAAGSGSFSIGGKAVARLGDTCGCGAKMAQGFATFTAGG